Proteins from one Prevotella sp. E2-28 genomic window:
- a CDS encoding RNA polymerase sigma factor translates to MTETDINLILGLREQSLKAQQMALERYGNDVFAQVARMLPAVEDAEEVYQDVFIKVFKNIKLYDEEKSSVKTWIMRIAYNEAVSWLRHKRPTMLYFEDREGRSDELSDDVVEETLGHPNSETVQLIRAAMNHLPPDERAVITMFYYDEMSLKEIAYVTESIPSTVASKLSRTRKKLCKIINMLQS, encoded by the coding sequence ATGACCGAAACAGACATAAACCTGATCCTGGGACTGCGTGAACAAAGTCTCAAAGCACAGCAGATGGCGCTCGAACGCTACGGCAACGACGTCTTCGCACAAGTGGCGAGGATGCTGCCAGCAGTAGAGGATGCTGAGGAGGTGTATCAGGATGTGTTTATCAAGGTCTTTAAGAATATTAAGTTGTACGACGAAGAAAAGTCATCGGTCAAGACGTGGATTATGCGTATAGCCTATAACGAGGCTGTGAGTTGGTTGAGGCACAAACGTCCTACGATGCTTTACTTTGAAGATCGTGAGGGCCGATCCGATGAATTATCAGATGATGTGGTAGAAGAGACCCTGGGACATCCCAATAGCGAGACAGTACAGCTAATCAGGGCTGCCATGAATCATCTGCCGCCCGATGAACGAGCCGTCATCACGATGTTCTATTACGATGAGATGAGTCTGAAAGAAATAGCTTACGTCACGGAGTCGATACCATCAACGGTGGCTTCAAAACTAAGCAGAACGAGAAAGAAACTTTGTAAAATCATAAATATGTTGCAATCATGA
- a CDS encoding DUF4468 domain-containing protein, with protein MKTIFYWMFAAILTCGVMSAQAQVMKAADLEKYAKQKYGDKWLDAAANLASGLTLDKNESLTYQQVIEAPGKTKQQLYVALNYWVTATFKDKQAITLNDKDAGCIIVSSTIDGIADHTGTLNRYVVSITPVIKIDIKEGRVRVTYTVQNYDILKAENAGWIGGVFDNSDNRTNHQNYYGDGKRLKGDNTDRRLYDEQWEIAKHYPFVAKDNKKRTCSKALVMTHAYSNAIIDKVEEAIKNGLVGNEDDEW; from the coding sequence ATGAAGACTATTTTCTATTGGATGTTCGCCGCCATCCTTACTTGTGGCGTTATGAGTGCTCAGGCACAGGTCATGAAAGCGGCCGACTTGGAGAAATATGCTAAGCAGAAATATGGCGATAAGTGGCTTGATGCCGCAGCTAATTTGGCAAGTGGTTTAACCCTTGACAAAAACGAATCATTGACCTATCAGCAGGTTATTGAAGCACCTGGCAAGACAAAACAGCAACTCTATGTAGCACTCAATTATTGGGTAACGGCTACCTTTAAAGACAAGCAGGCAATTACGCTGAATGATAAGGATGCGGGATGTATTATCGTCTCATCAACTATTGATGGTATTGCAGACCATACGGGTACCTTGAATCGCTATGTGGTGAGTATAACCCCTGTGATTAAGATAGATATCAAGGAAGGTCGTGTGCGTGTTACCTATACCGTTCAAAACTATGACATCTTAAAAGCTGAGAATGCAGGATGGATTGGTGGCGTCTTTGACAATAGCGATAACCGTACGAATCATCAGAACTACTATGGTGACGGTAAACGCCTGAAGGGCGATAATACCGACCGTCGTCTCTATGACGAACAGTGGGAAATTGCGAAGCACTATCCTTTCGTAGCGAAAGACAATAAGAAGCGTACCTGTTCTAAGGCCCTCGTCATGACTCACGCCTATTCTAATGCTATTATAGATAAGGTGGAAGAGGCTATTAAGAATGGCCTCGTGGGAAATGAGGACGACGAATGGTAA
- a CDS encoding membrane dipeptidase — MRQYDLNAILADVHQNFPVAQRRPVIGITGNYNELTCKLGEGYYKQVVAAGGVPMIIPPVSDKTVLADTLDRIDALLLSGGADINPLYCGEEPVPGLGGINCERDLPELLITRMAYNRQLPILGICRGIQTLAVALDGKVDQDIKLTNVKHSQDADRSEPTHSVSIEKNSTLYNIYSGSQTSTLYVNSFHHQAVSDAGPRFRVVARAADNVIEAIESSEFKSILGVQWHPECLGEDGLPLFQWLVNEAKKFKDVKCLHHHILTLDTHCDTPMFFPQNVNFSARDPRILVDLHKMTEGRQDATIMVAYLPQNSEQWKGVKGEKRAFADDIFDKIEQIVDANANYLALARTPQQLWDNKRAGKKSIMMGIENGLALDGDISNIKHFKDRGIVYVTLCHNGDNDICDSARGNETFGGVSAFGRQVIEEMNRLGVMVDLSHAHERSFYDALELSKTPIVCSHSSARALCDHPRNLTDDQMRALAAKGGVCQITLYNGFLKKDGEATILDAMQHLDHAIQVMGIDHVGLGTDFDGDGGIRGLANSSELTNFTRQLLARRYSDADIQKIWGGNFLRVMQQVQDYKL; from the coding sequence ATGAGGCAATACGATTTAAATGCGATTCTGGCCGATGTTCATCAGAATTTTCCTGTAGCACAGCGTCGGCCAGTTATTGGTATTACAGGTAATTATAATGAGTTGACCTGTAAACTGGGTGAAGGCTACTACAAGCAAGTGGTGGCTGCAGGTGGTGTGCCGATGATTATCCCACCAGTATCTGATAAAACGGTGCTTGCCGATACGCTCGACCGTATTGATGCCCTGCTGCTCAGTGGCGGAGCAGATATCAACCCGCTTTATTGTGGCGAAGAGCCTGTTCCTGGATTAGGAGGTATCAATTGTGAGCGCGATCTGCCGGAACTGCTTATTACCCGCATGGCTTACAATCGTCAGTTGCCTATTCTAGGTATATGCCGAGGCATACAGACATTGGCTGTGGCGCTTGATGGTAAGGTGGATCAGGATATCAAACTGACCAATGTAAAGCACTCTCAAGATGCCGACCGCTCAGAGCCTACGCATTCTGTCTCCATTGAAAAGAATTCTACCTTATATAATATATATAGCGGTAGTCAAACCTCAACTCTCTACGTCAATTCCTTCCATCATCAGGCGGTGAGCGATGCCGGACCTCGTTTCCGTGTTGTGGCTCGTGCTGCCGATAATGTGATTGAGGCTATAGAGAGTTCAGAGTTTAAATCTATACTGGGTGTACAGTGGCATCCGGAGTGCTTGGGTGAAGATGGTTTGCCCCTTTTCCAATGGCTGGTTAATGAGGCGAAAAAGTTCAAGGATGTAAAATGTTTGCATCATCACATCTTGACGCTTGATACTCATTGTGACACACCGATGTTCTTCCCTCAGAACGTGAACTTCTCTGCCCGTGATCCGCGAATTCTAGTTGATCTTCACAAGATGACTGAGGGCCGACAGGATGCAACGATCATGGTAGCATATCTGCCGCAGAACAGTGAGCAATGGAAAGGTGTGAAAGGAGAGAAACGTGCCTTTGCTGATGACATCTTTGATAAGATAGAACAGATTGTTGATGCTAATGCCAACTATTTAGCCTTAGCCCGTACGCCTCAGCAGCTTTGGGATAATAAGCGTGCAGGAAAGAAGAGTATCATGATGGGCATAGAAAACGGACTTGCCCTTGATGGCGACATCTCAAATATTAAGCATTTCAAGGACCGTGGCATAGTGTATGTAACCCTCTGCCATAATGGTGACAATGACATCTGTGACTCTGCACGTGGTAATGAAACTTTCGGTGGCGTGAGTGCTTTTGGCCGTCAGGTCATTGAGGAGATGAATCGTTTGGGTGTTATGGTCGATCTTAGTCATGCTCATGAACGTAGTTTCTATGACGCGCTCGAACTGTCTAAGACACCTATTGTTTGCAGCCATAGTTCGGCTCGTGCTTTGTGTGACCATCCTCGTAACCTCACTGACGATCAAATGCGTGCCCTTGCAGCCAAGGGAGGTGTCTGTCAGATAACACTCTATAACGGCTTCCTGAAGAAAGACGGTGAAGCAACGATTCTGGATGCTATGCAACATCTTGACCATGCTATACAGGTGATGGGTATCGACCATGTCGGGCTGGGTACCGACTTCGACGGTGATGGCGGTATCCGTGGATTGGCTAATAGTAGTGAGTTGACTAATTTCACCCGCCAGCTGCTGGCTCGTCGTTATAGCGATGCCGATATCCAGAAGATATGGGGTGGCAACTTCCTGCGTGTCATGCAGCAGGTGCAGGATTACAAATTATAA
- a CDS encoding Lrp/AsnC family transcriptional regulator, with translation MEKIDNLDKKILSILSKNARIPFKDVAADCGVSRAAIHQRVQRLIDSDVITGSGFDVNPKSLGYRTCTYVGLTLERGSMYKDVVKRLELVPEVVECHFTTGPYTMMVKLYARDNEQLMHLINGQLQEIPGVVATETLISLEQSIKREIPVHFDEIDL, from the coding sequence ATGGAGAAAATTGACAACCTAGACAAGAAAATACTGAGCATCTTGTCAAAAAACGCACGTATTCCTTTTAAGGATGTTGCTGCTGATTGCGGCGTGTCGCGTGCAGCTATTCATCAACGTGTTCAGCGTCTCATTGATAGTGATGTTATCACAGGTAGTGGATTCGATGTTAATCCGAAATCATTGGGCTATCGCACGTGCACGTATGTAGGACTAACCTTGGAGCGTGGCTCTATGTATAAAGACGTGGTAAAGCGACTGGAACTTGTTCCCGAAGTTGTGGAATGTCATTTTACCACAGGTCCTTATACGATGATGGTGAAGCTCTATGCTCGTGATAATGAGCAGTTAATGCATCTGATTAATGGCCAATTGCAGGAAATTCCTGGTGTGGTGGCAACAGAGACGCTTATCTCTCTGGAACAGAGCATTAAACGTGAGATTCCCGTTCATTTCGATGAAATAGACTTGTAA
- a CDS encoding FKBP-type peptidyl-prolyl cis-trans isomerase, translating into MKKILTIALALVVSASFSTVSAARKKKDKKDAKTEVVKAPVKLLSGNDTLSYTTGMAVTNGLISYMQSQLGVDTAYMADFIAGFEEAVKGLNDPRQKARIAGFSIADQVGGRMLSSLRQEADGPDSICDEMFFRGFTDALLGDTTVMTVNKAETLSREKIDANRQAKFAEQIAKGRAFLEENAKKEGVISLPSGLQYKVLKQGDGVVPQTTDKVKVHYEGRLIDGTVFDASSKHGTEPATFRPDQVIKGWTEALTMMPVGSKWQLFIPQELGYGERAAGQIPPCSTLIFDVELVGIDK; encoded by the coding sequence ATGAAGAAGATACTGACTATAGCACTCGCCCTTGTGGTGAGTGCTTCTTTTAGCACCGTTAGTGCTGCTAGAAAGAAGAAGGATAAGAAAGACGCTAAGACCGAGGTGGTTAAGGCACCTGTGAAATTGCTTTCTGGTAACGACACCTTGAGTTATACTACGGGTATGGCTGTGACCAATGGCCTGATTAGTTATATGCAGTCGCAACTGGGTGTTGATACTGCTTATATGGCAGATTTTATCGCAGGTTTTGAAGAGGCTGTCAAGGGATTGAATGATCCTCGTCAGAAGGCTCGTATCGCAGGTTTTAGCATTGCAGACCAAGTGGGTGGACGTATGCTGTCTAGCCTAAGGCAAGAGGCTGATGGTCCTGATTCTATCTGTGATGAGATGTTCTTCCGTGGTTTCACGGATGCACTGTTGGGTGATACCACGGTGATGACTGTCAATAAGGCTGAGACTCTTTCACGTGAGAAGATTGATGCCAATCGTCAGGCTAAGTTTGCTGAGCAGATTGCCAAAGGTCGTGCTTTCTTGGAAGAAAATGCTAAGAAGGAAGGTGTCATCAGTCTGCCTAGTGGACTGCAGTATAAGGTGTTGAAGCAGGGCGACGGCGTTGTACCTCAGACGACTGATAAAGTGAAAGTTCATTATGAAGGTCGCTTGATTGACGGCACAGTATTCGATGCTTCTTCCAAGCATGGTACAGAGCCAGCAACATTCCGTCCTGATCAGGTGATTAAGGGATGGACAGAGGCGTTGACAATGATGCCTGTAGGTTCAAAGTGGCAGCTCTTCATTCCTCAGGAATTGGGCTATGGTGAGCGTGCTGCAGGTCAGATTCCTCCTTGCTCAACTCTAATATTTGATGTAGAATTGGTTGGTATTGACAAATAA
- a CDS encoding FKBP-type peptidyl-prolyl cis-trans isomerase has translation MKKYFSLATVALAVAAMMSCNGNSPKASLKTDVDTLSYAIGMAQTQNLMDYLSRAKGVDTTYIAEFLQGVNDGANSADDKKKAAYLAGVEIGQQIANNMVTGLNYQLFGEDTTQTVSLNNILAGFVSGVLGKDGKMTVQEADSTANALFESIKAKAQEKQYGANKVAGEKFLAENAKKEGVQKLPCGVQYKVLKAGNGATPSDTSTVVVNYEGRLIDGTVFDASARHGDEPASFQVGRVIKGWQEALKAMPAGSEWEIYIPQHLAYGANQSGQIPPFSTLIFKVELVEVK, from the coding sequence ATGAAAAAGTATTTTTCTTTGGCTACTGTAGCCCTTGCCGTTGCCGCTATGATGTCGTGCAATGGAAATTCTCCTAAAGCAAGTTTGAAAACAGATGTTGATACGCTGAGCTATGCTATCGGTATGGCACAGACTCAAAATCTGATGGATTATCTGTCACGTGCCAAGGGCGTTGATACTACCTATATTGCAGAGTTCCTGCAGGGTGTTAATGATGGTGCAAATTCTGCTGATGACAAGAAAAAGGCTGCTTATCTGGCAGGTGTAGAGATTGGTCAGCAGATTGCCAATAACATGGTTACTGGTTTGAACTATCAGCTTTTTGGTGAGGATACAACTCAGACCGTATCACTTAATAATATCCTGGCAGGTTTTGTAAGCGGTGTTCTCGGTAAGGATGGTAAGATGACTGTTCAGGAGGCCGACTCTACAGCTAATGCCCTGTTTGAATCTATTAAGGCAAAGGCTCAGGAGAAGCAGTATGGTGCAAATAAAGTTGCTGGTGAGAAGTTCCTGGCTGAGAATGCCAAGAAGGAAGGCGTTCAGAAGTTGCCTTGTGGTGTTCAGTATAAAGTGCTGAAGGCTGGAAATGGTGCAACACCTTCTGATACTTCTACCGTAGTTGTGAATTACGAGGGTCGTCTGATTGATGGTACCGTATTCGATGCTTCTGCTCGTCATGGTGATGAGCCCGCTTCCTTCCAGGTTGGTCGTGTTATCAAGGGTTGGCAGGAAGCTCTGAAGGCTATGCCTGCAGGTTCTGAGTGGGAGATTTACATTCCTCAGCACCTGGCTTACGGTGCTAACCAGTCTGGTCAGATTCCTCCTTTCTCAACTCTGATTTTCAAAGTGGAACTTGTTGAGGTGAAGTAA
- a CDS encoding FKBP-type peptidyl-prolyl cis-trans isomerase has protein sequence MDKVSYALGLGIGQQLAQMGATDLNVDDFAQSIKDVLAGAELKVSHRDAQQIVQEYFAKKEAAMNAERAEKGKAAKEEGEKYLAENAKKEGVITTASGLQYQVLKEGNGKKPTAKDSVKCHYEGFLIDGTVFDSSVQRGEPAVFGLQQVIAGWTEGLQLMSEGGKYRFFIPYRLAYGEGGAGAMIPPFATLIFDVELIEVM, from the coding sequence ATGGATAAAGTAAGTTATGCCCTGGGTTTGGGCATCGGACAGCAACTGGCACAGATGGGTGCTACCGACTTGAATGTTGATGATTTCGCGCAGTCAATCAAGGATGTGCTCGCAGGTGCTGAGTTGAAGGTGTCACATCGTGATGCCCAGCAGATTGTACAGGAATATTTTGCAAAGAAAGAAGCCGCTATGAATGCAGAACGTGCCGAGAAGGGCAAGGCTGCTAAGGAAGAGGGCGAGAAATATCTGGCAGAGAATGCCAAGAAGGAAGGTGTTATCACTACCGCCAGTGGTCTGCAGTATCAGGTACTGAAGGAAGGTAATGGTAAGAAGCCTACTGCCAAGGATTCTGTGAAGTGTCACTATGAGGGCTTCCTCATCGATGGCACTGTATTCGATAGCAGCGTACAGCGTGGTGAGCCCGCAGTGTTCGGCCTGCAGCAGGTTATCGCTGGTTGGACCGAGGGTCTGCAGCTGATGTCCGAGGGTGGTAAGTATCGCTTCTTTATCCCTTATCGTCTGGCTTATGGCGAAGGTGGTGCAGGTGCAATGATTCCTCCTTTCGCTACACTGATTTTCGATGTGGAACTCATCGAGGTGATGTAA
- the miaB gene encoding tRNA (N6-isopentenyl adenosine(37)-C2)-methylthiotransferase MiaB: MKKLFIETYGCQMNVADSEVVASVMQMAGYETCESLEEADAVFLNTCSVRDNAEQKIYHRLEALGAIKRKRPLVIGVLGCMAERVQQDLLENHGADLVAGPDAYMTLPDLVAQAELGHKAINIELSTSETYKDVVPQRIGLGHKIGGFVSIMRGCNNFCHYCIVPYTRGRERSRDVESILREVRDLRDRGFKEVTLLGQNVNSYKNSDISFAQLLRLVAREAPQMRIRFTTSHPKDMSDETLQVIAEEPNVCKHIHLPVQSGSDRILKLMNRKYTREWYLDRVAAIRRIIPDCGLSTDIFVGYHDETEEDHQLSLSLMREVGYDSAFMFKYSERPGTYASKHLPDNVAEEEKIRRLNELIALQTEISAQQNKKDEGKEFDVLVEGFSKRSREQLCGRTEQNKMVVFDKGNHHIGETVRVKITGSTSATLFGSAV, translated from the coding sequence ATGAAGAAACTGTTTATAGAAACTTATGGCTGCCAGATGAATGTGGCCGATTCTGAGGTAGTGGCCTCAGTGATGCAAATGGCTGGTTATGAGACTTGTGAAAGTCTGGAAGAGGCCGATGCAGTGTTTTTGAATACTTGTTCGGTACGTGATAATGCCGAACAGAAAATATACCACCGCTTGGAGGCGCTGGGTGCCATCAAACGCAAGCGTCCGTTGGTCATTGGCGTTTTGGGCTGCATGGCTGAGCGCGTGCAACAGGACTTGCTAGAAAATCATGGGGCCGACCTCGTTGCAGGACCCGATGCCTACATGACCCTGCCTGACCTAGTGGCTCAAGCTGAACTAGGACACAAAGCTATCAATATCGAACTATCCACATCCGAGACCTACAAAGACGTTGTACCTCAGCGCATTGGCTTAGGACACAAGATTGGTGGCTTCGTAAGCATCATGCGTGGTTGCAACAACTTCTGCCACTACTGCATCGTACCCTACACTCGTGGTCGTGAGCGCAGTCGTGACGTAGAGAGCATTCTCCGTGAGGTGCGCGATTTACGCGACCGTGGCTTTAAGGAGGTGACACTATTGGGACAGAACGTGAATTCATACAAGAATTCAGACATCAGTTTTGCGCAGCTCCTCAGGCTAGTAGCCCGCGAGGCGCCTCAAATGCGCATCCGTTTTACCACCTCGCACCCCAAGGATATGAGTGACGAGACGCTGCAGGTCATTGCCGAGGAACCCAACGTGTGCAAGCATATCCACCTGCCCGTACAGAGTGGCTCCGACCGTATCCTGAAGCTGATGAACCGCAAATATACGCGTGAATGGTATCTGGACCGTGTGGCTGCCATCCGCAGGATAATACCCGATTGCGGACTTTCCACAGATATTTTCGTGGGCTATCACGACGAGACCGAAGAAGACCATCAGTTGTCATTGTCGCTGATGCGCGAAGTAGGCTACGACTCGGCCTTTATGTTCAAGTATTCTGAGCGTCCTGGCACTTACGCCTCAAAACATCTGCCCGACAACGTAGCAGAAGAAGAAAAGATTCGCCGACTGAATGAGCTCATCGCCCTGCAGACGGAGATCTCTGCCCAGCAAAACAAGAAGGATGAGGGCAAGGAGTTCGACGTGCTGGTGGAAGGCTTTTCAAAGCGCAGCCGCGAACAGCTCTGCGGTCGCACGGAGCAAAACAAAATGGTGGTCTTCGACAAAGGAAACCACCATATTGGAGAAACGGTACGCGTAAAAATCACGGGTAGCACCAGTGCTACTTTGTTTGGTTCTGCGGTCTAA
- a CDS encoding metallophosphoesterase family protein, with translation MILVLIGVGIWVSSRWNVWFHNPEEPSYVSQAEPHRVLLTFGDSLESSRNVSWQADSVLRPSHLELALLPDGDTVKIEAYGEVFRSRSGVAAYYVARLRQLQPDATYAYRAVTNGKASPWYHFHTCKENRDDLSFMYVGDVQDSIGGEANRFLREALSRHPQSEFLVCGGDLTERPIDVHWAETFRDIDSVCQAMPLLNVTGNHDYLKGLPVSLERRFSLIFSYFLDSKVDDNQVFTVCYGPAQFFLLDSNRELPYLLTQRDWLEDQLKRSTARWKIVILHHPLFSTRGSNNLIQRWAFNDLIEEYGVDLVMQGHEHAYARMTCHDDNDIPTTPVYTVSHCSPKNYYIQFDDRFDKFGISSRYYQTISIVDDTLTMAAYEVYNHSLYDSLRVVKNGSMVSIQDCGKTIPEYMEFTPDLSRKKDRAYAERIEEYKLRHPERLRPQNQTK, from the coding sequence ATGATTCTTGTATTGATAGGAGTTGGAATATGGGTTTCCAGCCGATGGAATGTATGGTTTCATAATCCTGAAGAGCCGTCTTATGTGTCGCAGGCAGAACCCCATCGTGTGTTACTCACCTTTGGTGATAGCTTGGAGTCCTCAAGAAATGTTAGCTGGCAGGCGGATAGCGTTTTGCGTCCGTCGCACTTAGAGTTGGCTTTACTTCCAGATGGTGATACGGTAAAGATTGAGGCCTATGGCGAGGTGTTTCGTTCGCGTAGCGGTGTTGCAGCTTACTATGTGGCACGTTTGCGCCAGTTGCAGCCGGATGCGACCTACGCCTATCGTGCTGTGACCAATGGCAAGGCTTCTCCATGGTATCATTTTCATACATGCAAGGAGAACCGTGACGACTTGTCTTTCATGTATGTGGGTGATGTTCAGGATAGTATCGGAGGCGAGGCAAACCGTTTCCTGCGTGAAGCGTTGAGCCGCCATCCGCAGAGTGAATTTTTGGTTTGTGGAGGGGATTTAACGGAGCGTCCGATTGATGTTCATTGGGCTGAGACTTTCCGTGATATTGATAGCGTTTGCCAGGCAATGCCCTTGCTTAATGTGACAGGAAATCATGACTATTTGAAGGGACTTCCTGTCTCACTTGAACGTCGTTTTTCTTTGATATTCTCGTATTTTCTTGATTCGAAAGTTGATGATAATCAGGTGTTTACTGTGTGCTATGGACCAGCGCAGTTTTTTCTGCTTGACAGTAATCGTGAACTGCCTTATCTGTTGACTCAGCGTGATTGGTTGGAAGACCAACTAAAGAGAAGTACCGCACGCTGGAAAATAGTCATCCTTCATCATCCGCTATTCTCCACTCGTGGCAGTAATAACCTGATTCAACGCTGGGCTTTCAATGATTTGATAGAAGAGTATGGTGTTGATCTTGTGATGCAGGGTCATGAACATGCTTATGCCCGAATGACTTGTCATGATGATAATGATATCCCCACAACGCCCGTCTATACGGTTAGTCACTGCTCGCCCAAGAACTATTACATCCAGTTTGATGACCGCTTTGATAAATTCGGCATCTCAAGCCGATATTATCAGACGATAAGCATCGTTGACGATACCTTGACGATGGCTGCGTATGAAGTCTATAACCATTCGCTCTATGACTCTTTGCGTGTTGTGAAGAATGGTTCTATGGTGAGTATTCAGGACTGCGGAAAGACGATTCCTGAATATATGGAATTTACGCCCGACCTCTCCAGAAAGAAAGATCGGGCGTATGCTGAACGTATTGAAGAATACAAATTAAGACATCCAGAAAGACTTAGACCGCAGAACCAAACAAAGTAG
- a CDS encoding LTA synthase family protein: MKSTIKNHPVLALVGNLCVVYLLFTLCRLVFLLTNWGLYADSMTWSHGLSLFAAGLIFDTTAILYTNAIVILMMLLPLHWKERKGYYKVVRWIYVICNSVAIWANLCDCVYFPYTGKRTTTSVFYEFANEGVGGMAKIMGEQFLSNWYLVLLAFALSWLLWKVFLPQCKEATNAKASWHYYITQTSALLLAIPFIIAGMRGGFTAAVRPITISNANQFVDRPAETGIVLNTPFSIYRTLSKKPLVTPDYMSDAEAEALYSPIHMPSDTVTFMPKNVVVLILESFSKQHFGYYNKTLRGGTYQGFTPFLDSLIANEAMTWEYSYANGRKSIEGMPSTLSSLPNYVEPLFLTPASLNRMSGLARELGEQKGYTTAFFHGAQNNSMGFQAFARATGFQRYYGRTEYNEDPNFHGDADFDGTWAIWDEEFLQFYAQQMSKMKQPFMTAVFTASSHTPFDLPERYKGIFPKGEKEIQEAIAYTDFALRRFFEEASKQPWYKNTLFVLTADHCSTHIDPYYKTSLGYFNVPIIFYAPGDSTLHGIDTQRVVEQIDIMPTVLGYLHYDKPYLAFGKDMLHATPEDTHALHWVPESSGYEFVKGGYALEFDGEQVTAAYRYRTDSTFTHNVIKSMPADTLNAMTREMKSVIQQYMNRMNNDRLVIEK; this comes from the coding sequence ATGAAAAGTACAATAAAGAATCATCCTGTGCTAGCATTAGTAGGTAACCTCTGTGTAGTGTACCTGCTTTTTACGTTGTGCAGACTTGTTTTCCTGCTGACAAACTGGGGACTATATGCTGACTCTATGACATGGAGCCACGGTCTCAGTTTGTTTGCCGCAGGATTAATTTTTGACACCACAGCCATCCTTTATACCAATGCGATTGTTATTCTGATGATGCTGCTTCCATTGCATTGGAAAGAACGAAAGGGATACTACAAGGTGGTGAGGTGGATTTATGTGATATGTAACTCTGTAGCTATTTGGGCCAACCTGTGCGACTGTGTCTATTTCCCATATACAGGAAAACGCACTACCACCTCTGTCTTCTATGAGTTTGCCAACGAAGGTGTAGGCGGCATGGCCAAGATTATGGGTGAACAGTTCTTGTCCAACTGGTATTTAGTACTTCTTGCGTTTGCTCTGTCATGGCTACTTTGGAAGGTCTTCCTTCCCCAATGTAAAGAAGCCACTAACGCCAAAGCATCTTGGCATTATTACATCACTCAAACATCAGCCTTACTACTTGCCATACCTTTCATCATAGCAGGTATGCGCGGCGGTTTTACGGCTGCTGTACGCCCCATCACTATTAGTAATGCCAATCAGTTTGTGGACCGTCCTGCGGAGACTGGCATCGTATTAAACACCCCCTTCAGCATTTATCGCACACTGAGTAAGAAGCCACTGGTGACACCCGACTATATGAGTGATGCTGAGGCTGAAGCCCTCTATTCACCCATACACATGCCATCCGATACGGTGACATTTATGCCAAAGAATGTTGTTGTATTAATCTTAGAAAGTTTCAGCAAGCAACATTTTGGCTATTATAACAAGACACTACGTGGTGGCACCTATCAGGGTTTTACACCATTCCTTGACTCACTGATTGCCAACGAAGCTATGACGTGGGAATATTCTTATGCCAACGGACGCAAAAGCATAGAAGGAATGCCCTCAACCCTGTCATCCCTACCCAACTATGTAGAACCACTGTTCCTAACGCCAGCATCACTCAACCGCATGTCAGGTTTAGCTCGTGAGCTAGGTGAACAAAAGGGGTACACTACAGCATTCTTCCATGGAGCACAGAACAACTCCATGGGTTTCCAGGCCTTTGCTCGCGCTACAGGTTTTCAGCGTTATTACGGCAGAACGGAATACAATGAGGATCCCAATTTCCACGGCGATGCCGATTTCGACGGCACCTGGGCCATCTGGGACGAAGAGTTCTTGCAGTTCTATGCCCAGCAGATGAGCAAGATGAAACAGCCGTTTATGACAGCAGTCTTCACAGCCTCATCACACACACCATTCGATTTACCTGAGCGCTATAAAGGAATATTCCCAAAAGGCGAAAAGGAAATTCAGGAAGCCATTGCCTATACCGACTTCGCACTGAGACGGTTTTTCGAAGAAGCCAGTAAGCAACCGTGGTATAAAAACACCCTATTTGTTCTAACAGCCGACCACTGCAGCACGCATATCGACCCATATTACAAAACATCACTGGGATATTTCAACGTGCCAATCATATTCTATGCACCAGGCGACAGCACCCTGCATGGAATCGACACACAACGAGTGGTTGAGCAGATAGACATCATGCCCACCGTACTGGGCTATCTGCACTACGACAAGCCCTATCTGGCTTTTGGTAAGGATATGCTACATGCCACTCCAGAAGACACCCACGCCCTGCACTGGGTACCAGAAAGCAGCGGTTATGAGTTTGTGAAAGGGGGCTACGCACTGGAGTTTGACGGCGAGCAGGTGACCGCAGCCTACCGCTATCGCACAGATTCCACGTTTACACACAACGTGATTAAGTCGATGCCTGCTGACACACTTAACGCCATGACCCGTGAAATGAAATCAGTCATCCAACAATACATGAATCGAATGAATAATGACCGACTGGTCATTGAAAAATAA